A window of Rhododendron vialii isolate Sample 1 chromosome 13a, ASM3025357v1 contains these coding sequences:
- the LOC131314276 gene encoding cinnamoyl-CoA reductase 1-like isoform X2: MSESSKGGEVVCVTGGSGYIGSWIVRLLLDRGYTVHATVKNINDEKETKHLESLEGAESRLRLFQIDLLDYDSIVAGVNGAAGVFHLASPCIVDEVIDPENELLAPAIKGTNNVLTAAKELGVRRVVVTSSISAITPSPYWPVDRVKNEDCWTDVDYCKQNGLWYPLSKTLAEKAAWEFAKENGLDVVVVNPGTVMGPVLPPTLNASMLMLLRLLQGCTETYENFFMGSIHVKDVALAHILVYENTSATGRHLCVEAISHYGDFAAMVAELYPEYNIPRRCLYEFLFLKAAKRYSTWIAEI, translated from the exons ATGTCAGAGTCAAGCAAAGGAGGAGAGGTAGTTTGCGTAACTGGAGGCAGCGGCTACATCGGTTCATGGATCGTCCGTCTCCTCCTCGACCGCGGCTACACCGTTCACGCCACCGTAAAAAATATca ATGACGAAAAAGAAACGAAGCATCTAGAATCCCTAGAAGGAGCAGAATCGCGTCTCCGTCTCTTCCAGATCGATCTCCTCGACTACGATTCCATAGTCGCCGGCGTCAACGGCGCCGCCGGCGTCTTCCACCTCGCTTCCCCCTGCATCGTAGACGAAGTCATAGACCCCGAG AATGAGCTATTGGCGCCCGCAATTAAGGGGACAAACAACGTGCTCACGGCGGCTAAGGAGTTAGGGGTTCGGCGCGTGGTGGTGACGTCGTCCATATCTGCCATCACGCCCAGCCCTTACTGGCCAGTCGATAGGGTGAAGAACGAGGATTGCTGGACTGACGTTGACTACTGCAAGCAGAACGGA TTATGGTATCCACTTTCTAAAACACTAGCTGAGAAAGCAGCTTGGGAATTTGCCAAGGAAAATGGTTTGGATGTGGTTGTGGTGAATCCTGGAACAGTTATGGGCCCTGTTCTGCCCCCAACTCTTAATGCAAGCATGTTAATGCTTCTTCGTCTACTTCAGG GGTGCACTGAAACATATGAAAACTTCTTTATGGGGTCTATCCATGTGAAAGATGTGGCCCTAGCACACATATTGGTCTATGAAAATACGTCAGCTACAGGAAGGCACTTGTGTGTTGAAGCTATATCACACTATGGTGACTTTGCAGCCATGGTCGCAGAACTTTATCCTGAATACAATATCCCCAG GCGTTGTTTATACGAATTCCTTTTTTTGAAGGCTGCCAAAAGATACTCAACCTGGATTGCTGAGATCTAA
- the LOC131314272 gene encoding phenylacetaldehyde reductase-like, whose product MKRSEKKKNIRVTESERELEEGEATSKAAGKMSESSKEGEVVCVTGGSGYIGSWVVRLLLDRGYTVHATVKNINDEKETKHLESLEGAESRLRLFQIDLLDYDSIVAAVNGAAGVFHLASPCIVEEVEDPENELLAPAIKGTNNVLTAAKELGVRRVVVTSSNTAIMPSPYWPADKAKNEDCWTDVDYCKQNGLWYSLSKTLAEKGAWEFAKEKGLDVVVVNPGAVMGPILPPTLNASMLMLLRLLQGCTETYENIFIGSVHVKDVALAHILVYENTSATGRHLCVEAISHYGDFAAMVAELYPEYNIPRLPKDTQPGLLRSKNASTKLMDLGLQFIPMEQIIKESVESLKSKGFIS is encoded by the exons ATGAAGCgtagcgaaaaaaaaaaaaatatcagagtgactgagagtgagagagagcttGAGGAGGGGGAAGCAACTAGCAAGGCAGCAGGGAAAATGTCAGAGTCAAGCAAAGAAGGAGAGGTAGTTTGCGTAACTGGAGGCAGCGGCTACATCGGTTCATGGGTCGTCCGTCTCCTCCTCGACCGCGGCTACACCGTTCACGCCACCGTCAAAAATATca ATGACGAAAAAGAAACGAAGCATCTAGAATCCCTAGAAGGAGCAGAATCGCGTCTCCGTCTCTTCCAGATTGATCTCCTCGACTACGATTCCATAGTCGCCGCCGTCAACGGCGCCGCCGGCGTCTTCCACCTCGCTTCCCCCTGCATCGTAGAGGAAGTTGAAGACCCCGAG AATGAGCTATTGGCGCCCGCAATTAAGGGGACAAACAACGTGCTCACCGCGGCTAAGGAGTTAGGGGTTCGGCGCGTGGTGGTGACGTCGTCCAATACCGCCATCATGCCCAGCCCTTACTGGCCAGCCGATAAGGCGAAGAACGAGGATTGCTGGACTGACGTTGACTACTGCAAGCAGAACGGA TTATGGTATTCACTTTCTAAAACACTAGCTGAGAAAGGAGCTTGGGAATTTGCCAAGGAAAAAGGTTTGGATGTGGTTGTGGTGAATCCTGGAGCAGTTATGGGCCCTATTCTGCCCCCAACTCTTAATGCAAGCATGTTAATGCTTCTTCGTCTACTTCAGG GGTGCACTGAaacatatgaaaacatctttatAGGGTCTGTCCATGTGAAAGATGTGGCCCTAGCACACATATTGGTCTATGAAAATACATCAGCTACAGGAAGGCACCTGTGTGTTGAAGCTATATCACACTATGGTGACTTTGCAGCCATGGTCGCAGAACTTTATCCTGAATACAATATCCCCAG GCTGCCAAAAGATACTCAACCTGGATTGCTGAGATCTAAGAATGCATCTACGAAGCTGATGGACTTGGGTTTACAATTCATTCCTATGGAGCAAATCATCAAGGAATCGGTTGAGAGCTTAAAGAGCAAAGGATTTATTTCGTAA
- the LOC131314276 gene encoding cinnamoyl-CoA reductase 1-like isoform X1 gives MSESSKGGEVVCVTGGSGYIGSWIVRLLLDRGYTVHATVKNINDEKETKHLESLEGAESRLRLFQIDLLDYDSIVAGVNGAAGVFHLASPCIVDEVIDPENELLAPAIKGTNNVLTAAKELGVRRVVVTSSISAITPSPYWPVDRVKNEDCWTDVDYCKQNGLWYPLSKTLAEKAAWEFAKENGLDVVVVNPGTVMGPVLPPTLNASMLMLLRLLQGCTETYENFFMGSIHVKDVALAHILVYENTSATGRHLCVEAISHYGDFAAMVAELYPEYNIPRLPKDTQPGLLRSKNASTKLMDLGLQFIPMEQIIKESVESLKSKGFIS, from the exons ATGTCAGAGTCAAGCAAAGGAGGAGAGGTAGTTTGCGTAACTGGAGGCAGCGGCTACATCGGTTCATGGATCGTCCGTCTCCTCCTCGACCGCGGCTACACCGTTCACGCCACCGTAAAAAATATca ATGACGAAAAAGAAACGAAGCATCTAGAATCCCTAGAAGGAGCAGAATCGCGTCTCCGTCTCTTCCAGATCGATCTCCTCGACTACGATTCCATAGTCGCCGGCGTCAACGGCGCCGCCGGCGTCTTCCACCTCGCTTCCCCCTGCATCGTAGACGAAGTCATAGACCCCGAG AATGAGCTATTGGCGCCCGCAATTAAGGGGACAAACAACGTGCTCACGGCGGCTAAGGAGTTAGGGGTTCGGCGCGTGGTGGTGACGTCGTCCATATCTGCCATCACGCCCAGCCCTTACTGGCCAGTCGATAGGGTGAAGAACGAGGATTGCTGGACTGACGTTGACTACTGCAAGCAGAACGGA TTATGGTATCCACTTTCTAAAACACTAGCTGAGAAAGCAGCTTGGGAATTTGCCAAGGAAAATGGTTTGGATGTGGTTGTGGTGAATCCTGGAACAGTTATGGGCCCTGTTCTGCCCCCAACTCTTAATGCAAGCATGTTAATGCTTCTTCGTCTACTTCAGG GGTGCACTGAAACATATGAAAACTTCTTTATGGGGTCTATCCATGTGAAAGATGTGGCCCTAGCACACATATTGGTCTATGAAAATACGTCAGCTACAGGAAGGCACTTGTGTGTTGAAGCTATATCACACTATGGTGACTTTGCAGCCATGGTCGCAGAACTTTATCCTGAATACAATATCCCCAG GCTGCCAAAAGATACTCAACCTGGATTGCTGAGATCTAAGAATGCATCTACGAAGCTGATGGACTTGGGTTTACAATTCATTCCTATGGAGCAAATCATCAAGGAATCGGTTGAGAGCTTAAAGAGCAAAGGATTTATTTCATAA
- the LOC131314277 gene encoding cinnamoyl-CoA reductase 1-like → MSESSKEGEVVCVTGGSGYIGSWVVRLLLDRGYTVHATVKNINDEKETKHLESLEGAESRLRLFQIDLLDYDSIVAAVNGAAGVFHLASPCIIDEVKDPENELLAPAIKGTNNVLTAAKELGVRRVVVTSSNTAIMPSPYWPADKAKNEDCWTDVDYCKQNGLWYPLSKTLAEKAAWEFAKEKGLDVVVVNPGTVMGPILPPTLNASMLKLLRLLQGCTETYENIFMGSVHVKDVALAHILVYENTSATGRHLCVEAISHYGDFAAMVAELYPEYNIPRLPKDTQPGMLRSKNASTKLMDLGLQFIPMEQIIKESVESLKSKGFIS, encoded by the exons ATGTCAGAGTCAAGCAAAGAAGGAGAGGTAGTTTGCGTAACTGGAGGCAGCGGCTACATCGGTTCATGGGTCGTCCGTCTCCTCCTCGACCGCGGCTACACCGTTCACGCCACCGTCAAAAATATca ATGACGAAAAAGAAACGAAGCATCTAGAATCCCTAGAAGGAGCAGAATCGCGTCTCCGTCTCTTCCAGATTGATCTCCTCGACTACGATTCCATAGTCGCCGCCGTCAACGGCGCCGCCGGCGTCTTCCACCTCGCTTCCCCCTGCATCATAGACGAAGTTAAAGACCCCGAG AATGAGCTATTGGCGCCCGCAATTAAGGGGACAAACAACGTGCTCACCGCGGCTAAGGAGTTAGGGGTTCGGCGCGTGGTGGTGACGTCGTCCAATACCGCCATCATGCCCAGCCCTTACTGGCCAGCCGATAAGGCGAAGAACGAGGATTGCTGGACTGACGTTGACTACTGCAAGCAGAACGGA TTATGGTATCCACTTTCTAAAACACTAGCTGAGAAAGCAGCTTGGGAATTTGCCAAGGAAAAAGGTTTGGATGTGGTTGTGGTGAATCCTGGAACAGTTATGGGCCCTATTCTGCCCCCAACTCTTAATGCAAGCATGTTAAAGCTTCTTCGTCTACTTCAGG GGTGCACTGAaacatatgaaaacatctttatGGGGTCTGTCCATGTGAAAGATGTGGCCCTTGCACACATATTGGTCTATGAAAATACATCAGCTACAGGAAGGCACCTGTGTGTTGAAGCTATATCACACTATGGTGACTTTGCAGCCATGGTCGCAGAACTTTATCCTGAATACAATATTCCCAG GCTGCCAAAAGATACTCAACCTGGAATGCTGAGATCTAAGAATGCATCTACGAAGCTGATGGACTTGGGTTTACAATTCATTCCTATGGAGCAAATCATCAAGGAATCGGTTGAGAGCTTAAAGAGCAAAGGATTTATTTCGTAA